The following proteins come from a genomic window of Shewanella halifaxensis HAW-EB4:
- a CDS encoding cytochrome b/b6 domain-containing protein, which produces MSEKQHSNIETVSIYRVWDKPVRIFHWVNLVLITALMFVGLIMLFKSELGISGLAAKIKLKEVHIVIGYLFVINLLVRLLWGVIGSGFAKFSHMWPSFKAASDYRQALKAGKNPQYLGHNPLGKLAVSAIFALLIVLGATGLLRAGTDVFYPPFGAAVTEYIAADGVDPASLKPYDDTGVNQQKVAQMKPYKSVMGKVHRYGAYLLMLVVLIHIIGVIIAELKHQPGIISAMFSGKKRLKDKPVDE; this is translated from the coding sequence ATGAGTGAAAAGCAACATAGTAATATTGAAACGGTATCTATTTACCGAGTGTGGGATAAACCCGTGCGCATTTTCCACTGGGTTAATCTGGTGTTGATCACTGCGTTAATGTTTGTCGGGTTAATCATGCTGTTTAAATCGGAACTTGGGATCAGCGGCCTAGCAGCAAAGATCAAACTCAAAGAGGTGCATATTGTAATTGGCTACCTTTTCGTGATTAATCTGCTTGTACGCTTGTTGTGGGGCGTTATTGGCAGTGGTTTTGCCAAGTTTTCCCATATGTGGCCCAGTTTTAAGGCAGCAAGTGATTATCGACAGGCATTGAAGGCCGGTAAGAATCCGCAGTACCTAGGGCATAACCCGTTGGGGAAATTAGCCGTTAGCGCAATATTTGCACTGTTAATTGTTCTCGGGGCCACGGGATTATTACGTGCAGGTACGGATGTTTTCTATCCTCCTTTTGGTGCGGCAGTTACCGAGTACATTGCAGCTGATGGCGTCGACCCCGCCTCGCTAAAACCCTATGATGATACTGGGGTTAATCAGCAGAAAGTGGCTCAGATGAAGCCCTATAAAAGCGTCATGGGTAAGGTGCATCGCTATGGCGCTTATCTGCTGATGCTAGTGGTACTTATTCATATTATCGGTGTGATTATCGCGGAGCTTAAGCATCAGCCCGGTATTATCTCGGCTATGTTTTCAGGTAAGAAACGACTTAAAGACAAACCGGTAGATGAGTAA
- a CDS encoding amphi-Trp domain-containing protein, with the protein MSKKADRDIEKGYSNAEFAAKLRRLADSLETGEKFEIQIAGERVYVPVRAKYTVEHERGDSEEEIEFQIKWSN; encoded by the coding sequence ATGAGCAAGAAAGCGGATAGAGATATCGAAAAGGGTTATAGCAATGCTGAGTTTGCCGCCAAGCTTAGGCGCCTTGCTGACTCATTAGAGACGGGGGAAAAGTTTGAAATTCAAATCGCGGGTGAACGAGTTTATGTGCCAGTTAGAGCAAAATACACTGTTGAGCATGAACGTGGGGACTCGGAGGAAGAGATTGAGTTTCAGATAAAGTGGTCTAATTAA
- a CDS encoding methyltransferase has protein sequence MTLPSNQSANSSNCCFSHYSASSAQKLKQIDALLTQSQQLWRSRSFECEQLPWSDTFPSLAKAVWQLSDDSLEAIDACQQRLNETLLPALVADLHAQGLQWQLELFSQSAIGREAIGREEKLVDEQLTPSAEQAQLLDDADEPHFCAHIKGRKWQQINAFVAILPRDSTPVLEWCAGKGHLGRLIAKAHQREVVSLEWQQSLCDAGELFAAKWKLPQTFICADAFAGQSEQLHTEQLAVALHACGDLHVTLLKHASNAGTKQLVISPCCYHLIQAKLYEALSMVTKASELKLSRADLQLPLQQSVIANDKHKGYRLQEMAWRLGFDALQRKVRGLDEYLPVPAIRLSQLNDEFAVFCRWAADAKGLVLPADIDWLEYQIIGEQRQRLTRRIDLVAHLFRALLEQWLLLDRVCFLEEQGYRVSLSEFCPNSVTPRNALIHAFK, from the coding sequence ATGACTCTACCTTCAAATCAAAGCGCAAACTCTAGTAACTGTTGTTTTAGCCACTATAGCGCTAGTTCCGCGCAGAAACTAAAGCAGATAGACGCACTGTTAACTCAGAGTCAGCAACTATGGCGTAGCCGCTCTTTTGAATGTGAGCAACTGCCTTGGAGTGATACCTTTCCAAGTCTAGCTAAAGCGGTTTGGCAGCTAAGTGATGACTCACTTGAAGCTATTGATGCATGTCAGCAAAGACTTAACGAGACATTGTTACCTGCGTTGGTGGCAGATCTACATGCGCAAGGTTTACAATGGCAGCTTGAGCTATTTTCTCAATCGGCAATTGGTCGAGAGGCGATTGGTAGAGAGGAAAAGTTGGTCGATGAACAGCTTACTCCAAGCGCTGAACAAGCCCAATTACTTGATGATGCAGATGAGCCCCATTTTTGTGCCCATATAAAAGGGCGTAAGTGGCAACAGATAAATGCGTTTGTTGCCATACTACCTCGTGATAGTACTCCAGTACTGGAGTGGTGCGCAGGTAAGGGGCATTTAGGCCGCCTGATTGCCAAAGCGCATCAACGTGAGGTGGTGAGTCTTGAGTGGCAACAAAGCTTATGTGATGCTGGCGAGTTGTTTGCAGCTAAGTGGAAGCTACCGCAAACCTTTATCTGCGCCGATGCTTTTGCCGGGCAGAGTGAGCAGTTACATACAGAACAGCTCGCGGTGGCGCTACATGCCTGCGGCGACCTGCACGTTACTTTGCTAAAGCATGCCAGTAATGCAGGTACCAAACAGTTGGTGATTTCACCCTGTTGCTACCACCTCATCCAAGCGAAGCTGTATGAAGCGCTTTCAATGGTGACTAAGGCGAGTGAGCTTAAGTTAAGCCGTGCAGACTTGCAGTTACCCTTGCAGCAAAGTGTTATCGCTAACGATAAGCATAAGGGTTACAGGTTGCAGGAGATGGCTTGGCGACTCGGTTTTGATGCGTTGCAACGTAAGGTGCGTGGTCTTGATGAGTATCTGCCTGTACCCGCAATCAGACTGAGCCAGTTAAATGACGAGTTTGCGGTGTTTTGTCGTTGGGCGGCAGACGCGAAAGGGCTGGTTTTACCTGCCGATATTGATTGGCTGGAATATCAAATTATCGGAGAACAGCGTCAGCGTTTAACTCGACGTATCGATCTCGTGGCGCACCTGTTTCGAGCGTTACTCGAACAATGGCTTTTACTCGATAGAGTGTGCTTTCTTGAAGAGCAGGGCTATCGAGTTTCATTGAGTGAATTTTGTCCAAACAGTGTTACGCCGCGAAATGCGCTAATTCACGCATTTAAATAG
- a CDS encoding YajD family HNH nuclease: protein MSTNQGQSKLDRVLAEAREYKAKREVGYREQALKLYPWVCGRCTREFNNANLRELTVHHRDHNHDNNPSDGSNWELLCLYCHDNEHSKFEELIQYGSTTETKVEAATYNPFADLKSMLKK, encoded by the coding sequence ATGTCGACCAATCAAGGGCAAAGTAAGTTAGATAGAGTATTAGCTGAGGCGAGAGAATATAAAGCCAAGCGTGAAGTTGGTTATCGTGAACAGGCGCTTAAGCTTTACCCTTGGGTCTGTGGCCGCTGTACTCGCGAATTTAACAATGCCAACCTAAGAGAGTTGACGGTCCACCATCGTGATCATAATCACGATAATAACCCATCTGATGGCTCTAACTGGGAGCTGTTATGTCTCTATTGTCATGATAATGAGCACTCAAAGTTTGAAGAGTTGATCCAGTATGGCTCAACCACTGAGACTAAAGTTGAAGCGGCGACTTATAATCCGTTTGCGGATTTAAAGAGCATGCTGAAGAAGTAG
- a CDS encoding alpha/beta fold hydrolase, with product MLDTLHPFKRNYLDRNGNKLQYVNEGQGEPVVMVHGNPSWSFYYRNLISALSDKHQCIVPDHIGCGLSDKPDDNGYDYTLKNRIDDLEALLEHLDVKQNITLVVHDWGGMIGMGYAARYPERIKRLVILNTGAFHLPASKPFPWALSICRNTMLGTFLVRGFNAFSSAASYVGVKRKPMHKDIREAYVAPFNSWANRISTLRFVQDIPLKPGDRNYELVSEIAASLSKFQDIPTVICWGLQDFVFDKHFLTEWKQRMPHAKVHEFSDCGHYILEDASDEVIGHIKEFMAKTEQQTATESVA from the coding sequence ATGCTAGACACTCTGCACCCTTTTAAGCGTAACTACTTAGATAGAAACGGTAACAAGCTTCAGTATGTAAATGAAGGCCAAGGCGAGCCAGTGGTTATGGTACACGGTAACCCTAGCTGGTCTTTTTATTATCGTAATCTGATTAGCGCATTAAGCGATAAGCATCAGTGTATCGTGCCTGATCATATCGGCTGTGGTTTGTCAGACAAACCTGATGATAACGGTTATGACTACACCCTTAAAAACCGTATCGATGATTTAGAAGCCTTGCTCGAACACTTAGATGTGAAACAGAACATCACTCTCGTCGTGCATGACTGGGGCGGAATGATAGGCATGGGTTATGCGGCGCGTTACCCTGAGCGTATTAAACGTTTAGTTATCCTTAATACTGGTGCGTTTCATCTTCCTGCGAGTAAGCCATTCCCGTGGGCGTTATCAATCTGTCGTAATACCATGCTGGGTACATTCTTAGTACGTGGCTTTAACGCTTTTTCATCGGCGGCGTCCTATGTGGGCGTGAAGCGTAAGCCTATGCACAAAGATATTCGTGAAGCCTATGTTGCACCATTTAACTCTTGGGCAAACCGAATTTCGACACTGCGCTTTGTGCAGGATATTCCGTTAAAGCCGGGCGATCGCAATTACGAGTTAGTCTCAGAAATTGCTGCTAGCCTGTCTAAATTCCAAGATATTCCCACAGTGATCTGTTGGGGCCTGCAGGACTTTGTGTTCGATAAGCACTTTTTGACCGAGTGGAAGCAAAGAATGCCCCATGCCAAGGTGCATGAGTTTAGCGACTGTGGTCACTATATTCTTGAAGACGCCAGTGATGAAGTGATTGGTCACATTAAAGAATTTATGGCAAAAACAGAGCAGCAAACTGCCACTGAGTCGGTGGCGTAA
- a CDS encoding 3-oxoacyl-ACP synthase III: MKYSRVFINSMAYELAPEVVSTSELESRLAPLYQKFRIPMGQLAALTGIHERRWWPKGHRLSDGALAAANKAIDETGVQISDLGAVVYTGVCRDQHEPATACRIAAELGVSKDTAIYDISNACLGVLSGILDIANRIELGQIKAGLVVSCESARHIVDITIDKMLAEPTMQNYAQSLATLTGGSGAVAVLLTDGSLDLKGNRQHQLLGASHLSAPQHYDLCQWGLEEAGPQLYREFMRTNGVALLKEGVELARHTWSHFLEQRNWLVEQVDKVICHQVGASNRRNVLSALNIPEEKEFPTYKLLGNMGTVSLPVTAAMAHDQGFLKSGDQVSFLGIGSGLNCMMLGLKW, translated from the coding sequence ATGAAATATTCCCGCGTTTTTATTAATAGTATGGCCTACGAGCTAGCGCCTGAAGTTGTGTCGACTTCGGAACTAGAATCTCGGTTAGCGCCTTTATACCAAAAGTTTCGTATTCCGATGGGCCAGCTTGCTGCTTTAACAGGGATCCATGAAAGACGCTGGTGGCCTAAAGGGCATCGTTTATCTGATGGCGCGTTAGCCGCTGCCAATAAAGCCATCGATGAAACAGGCGTGCAGATCAGTGATTTAGGCGCCGTCGTTTATACCGGTGTGTGTCGCGATCAGCATGAACCCGCTACAGCATGTCGTATCGCAGCTGAACTCGGCGTATCTAAAGATACGGCGATTTACGATATCAGCAACGCATGTTTAGGGGTGTTATCTGGCATTTTAGATATCGCTAACCGCATTGAGCTTGGACAAATTAAAGCTGGCCTCGTGGTGTCTTGTGAATCGGCGCGTCATATCGTCGACATCACCATCGATAAGATGCTGGCTGAACCAACGATGCAAAACTATGCCCAGTCTTTGGCTACCTTAACTGGTGGCTCTGGCGCAGTGGCAGTGCTGTTGACTGACGGCAGTTTAGATCTTAAAGGTAACCGTCAGCACCAACTTCTTGGTGCAAGCCATTTATCGGCGCCGCAGCACTATGACTTGTGTCAATGGGGCCTTGAAGAAGCGGGGCCACAACTGTACCGCGAGTTTATGCGTACCAATGGTGTCGCTCTGCTTAAAGAAGGTGTGGAGCTTGCGCGTCATACGTGGAGCCACTTCTTAGAGCAGCGTAACTGGCTAGTAGAGCAAGTCGATAAGGTGATCTGTCATCAGGTGGGCGCATCGAATCGTCGTAATGTATTAAGCGCACTGAATATCCCTGAAGAGAAAGAATTTCCAACCTATAAGTTGCTCGGCAACATGGGCACAGTTTCATTGCCTGTTACGGCGGCGATGGCACATGATCAGGGCTTTTTGAAAAGCGGCGATCAGGTAAGCTTTTTAGGTATAGGCAGTGGTTTGAACTGCATGATGTTGGGCCTTAAGTGGTAA
- the oleC gene encoding olefin beta-lactone synthetase has product MVSQLTQKNDGANLCRHLVSAAQTIPDSLAVAVQQSKGRAVSGLRYQEMDFQTLNAKSDELASALISHGLMPGMKAVLMVTPSIDFFCLTFALFKAGIIPILVDPGMGVKNLKQCFIEAKPDAFIGIPKAHIARRLFGWGKPTVKHLINVGGSAFAQALTGATSLESLLKANRSPTTVPFNMQWLDEDAMAAILFTSGSTGTPKGVVYSHKMFEAQITALKHDYAIKPGERDLATFPLFSLFGPALGMASIVPDMDASKPITANPDFIFAAIDKYQCSNMFVNPALIERLGQAGEAKQHKLASIKRVISAGAPATISSIKRFSQMLNQDVEVLNSYGATESLPISKIGSQALFDTTFVTDNGGGICVGKAIDGVEIAIIAIDEQPIIHWHDSLALPVDAIGEIVVKGPMVSRSYYQRESATQVAKIQDGASIRHRMGDLGYLDSDGLLWMCGRKAHRVDADALPATNNQAQRYYSIPCERIFNTHSDVKRSALVGVKVAGRVTPLVCIELKQSVACSLSGVLYSELRAIAEQHAQTQGIDRFFIHPDFPVDIRHNAKIFREQLAVWAQKQIKE; this is encoded by the coding sequence ATGGTAAGTCAGTTGACTCAAAAAAATGACGGCGCAAATTTGTGCCGTCATTTAGTTAGTGCCGCACAGACTATCCCCGATTCACTAGCGGTTGCAGTGCAGCAATCTAAGGGCAGAGCCGTAAGTGGTCTGCGTTATCAAGAGATGGATTTTCAAACCCTCAACGCTAAGAGCGATGAGCTGGCTAGCGCGCTTATCAGCCATGGTTTAATGCCTGGCATGAAAGCGGTATTGATGGTCACTCCTAGCATCGATTTTTTCTGCTTAACCTTTGCCCTGTTTAAGGCCGGCATTATTCCTATCTTGGTCGACCCTGGCATGGGCGTTAAAAACCTTAAGCAGTGTTTTATTGAGGCTAAGCCGGACGCTTTTATCGGGATCCCCAAAGCCCATATCGCCAGACGGCTTTTTGGCTGGGGCAAACCCACGGTTAAGCACTTAATCAATGTGGGGGGCAGCGCTTTCGCTCAGGCGCTGACGGGGGCGACGAGCCTAGAGAGCCTATTGAAAGCGAACAGGTCACCAACTACAGTGCCATTTAATATGCAGTGGCTCGATGAAGATGCCATGGCGGCAATCTTGTTTACCAGCGGCAGTACGGGCACGCCAAAGGGCGTGGTTTATTCCCATAAGATGTTCGAGGCGCAAATTACCGCGCTTAAACATGATTACGCCATTAAACCAGGCGAACGTGACTTAGCCACCTTCCCGCTGTTTTCACTGTTTGGTCCCGCTTTAGGTATGGCATCTATCGTACCGGATATGGATGCCAGTAAACCCATTACCGCCAATCCTGATTTTATCTTTGCTGCCATCGATAAATATCAGTGCAGCAATATGTTTGTAAACCCTGCGTTGATAGAGCGCCTTGGCCAAGCGGGTGAAGCCAAACAACACAAACTGGCTAGCATTAAACGGGTGATCTCAGCTGGAGCGCCAGCGACCATCTCATCGATTAAACGCTTTAGTCAGATGCTAAATCAAGACGTTGAAGTGCTTAACTCTTACGGCGCGACCGAGTCTTTGCCTATTAGTAAAATTGGTAGCCAAGCCTTGTTTGACACGACGTTTGTGACCGATAACGGTGGCGGGATTTGTGTCGGTAAAGCCATTGATGGCGTTGAAATTGCCATCATAGCTATCGACGAGCAGCCGATTATACATTGGCACGACAGCTTAGCCTTGCCTGTTGATGCAATAGGCGAAATCGTCGTTAAAGGCCCTATGGTCAGTCGCAGTTATTATCAGCGTGAAAGCGCGACGCAGGTGGCTAAAATTCAAGATGGCGCCAGTATTCGCCACCGTATGGGTGACTTGGGCTACTTGGATAGTGATGGTTTGCTGTGGATGTGTGGCCGCAAGGCTCATCGCGTCGATGCCGATGCTCTGCCTGCAACGAATAATCAGGCTCAACGTTATTACTCTATTCCTTGTGAGCGTATTTTTAATACCCATAGTGATGTTAAACGCAGCGCGTTAGTGGGCGTAAAGGTGGCGGGCAGGGTGACACCTCTTGTCTGTATCGAGCTCAAGCAGTCGGTCGCCTGTTCGTTATCGGGTGTGCTTTATAGTGAGCTTCGCGCGATTGCCGAGCAGCATGCGCAGACTCAAGGTATAGATCGCTTCTTCATTCACCCCGACTTTCCGGTGGATATTCGCCATAATGCCAAAATTTTCCGTGAACAATTAGCGGTTTGGGCACAAAAGCAGATAAAGGAGTAG
- a CDS encoding mechanosensitive ion channel family protein — MDKLTIAVDFLLTHKLLLTVLIIVLISMIKRLVISQIRGDVAFLTEVQRKWMSRTKNGTFILIIVILFMLWQTEINKFALSVTAIAIAFVVASKEIILCFTGSIQRASSRSFVIGDWIEVGKICGEVIEHNLMATVIQEIDLHHGQYHFTGKTATLPNSMFFSYAVKNLNFMKRYVYHDFYITVVEFVNLYPLFPELHEKIEAHCEDFIEVAKRYNSVIEKHAGVDLPGSEPHIHISSGINGEQFVHIMIFCPTEQAVHLEQLIREDFMIAYHETFGKDNLL, encoded by the coding sequence GTGGATAAACTAACCATCGCAGTGGACTTTTTATTAACCCATAAGCTTTTGCTAACGGTATTAATCATTGTTTTAATTTCAATGATTAAGCGCTTAGTGATCTCTCAAATTCGCGGTGATGTGGCGTTTTTAACTGAAGTTCAACGTAAATGGATGTCACGCACCAAAAATGGCACTTTCATCTTAATTATTGTTATTTTATTTATGCTCTGGCAAACAGAGATCAATAAGTTTGCCCTCTCCGTTACTGCCATTGCCATCGCTTTCGTTGTGGCATCGAAAGAAATTATCCTCTGCTTTACCGGCTCAATTCAAAGAGCTAGCTCACGCTCATTTGTGATTGGAGACTGGATTGAAGTAGGAAAGATCTGCGGTGAGGTGATTGAGCACAACCTAATGGCGACGGTGATTCAAGAGATTGACCTGCACCATGGTCAATATCACTTCACCGGAAAAACCGCGACCCTGCCTAACAGTATGTTCTTTAGCTATGCGGTTAAAAACCTCAACTTTATGAAGCGTTATGTCTACCACGACTTTTATATCACTGTTGTAGAATTCGTAAACCTGTACCCACTGTTCCCCGAGTTACATGAGAAAATCGAAGCTCACTGTGAAGATTTCATTGAAGTTGCCAAACGCTATAATAGCGTTATCGAAAAGCATGCTGGCGTCGACTTACCGGGTTCGGAGCCCCATATCCATATTAGTAGCGGTATTAATGGCGAGCAATTTGTTCACATTATGATTTTCTGTCCAACAGAGCAAGCTGTTCATTTAGAACAGTTAATCAGAGAAGATTTTATGATTGCCTACCATGAGACTTTTGGTAAAGATAACTTGCTGTAG
- the oleD gene encoding 2-alkyl-3-oxoalkanoate reductase, translating to MSLANKNQTPVLEDFLPEEQAALLALKQKVNRAFVTGAGGFLGKAICERLLAAGINVTGFARSEYPELSAMGVNMIKGDIANEQALLDAIQGCDVVFHVASKAGVWGSKQSYFSPNVDGAHHIINACKKCNIECIVYTSTPSVTFAGADEEGNDESAPYAKQFLNFYGESKAIAEQMMLAANGDKLSNGKYLGTTALRPHLIWGPNDPHLVPRVLERAAAGRLKLVGKEDKLVDTIYVGNAAYAHILAALKLSETSADRASCAGRAYYLSNDEPITMAAMLNKILECKDLPPVTKRVPSNVAYIAGCVLESVYGLLGKKDEPIMTRFVARQLSTSHYFDISAAKNDLGYSALVSIDEGMERLKASLQ from the coding sequence TTGTCATTAGCTAATAAGAATCAAACTCCTGTGCTTGAGGACTTCTTACCCGAAGAACAGGCCGCGCTGTTGGCCCTGAAGCAAAAGGTGAATCGTGCCTTTGTAACCGGAGCTGGGGGCTTCTTAGGTAAAGCCATTTGTGAGCGTTTACTTGCCGCAGGCATTAACGTCACAGGCTTTGCACGGAGTGAATATCCCGAGTTAAGCGCAATGGGCGTGAATATGATCAAAGGCGATATCGCCAATGAGCAAGCCCTGCTCGATGCTATACAGGGCTGTGATGTGGTGTTTCATGTGGCATCCAAAGCCGGAGTTTGGGGCAGTAAACAAAGCTATTTTTCACCCAATGTCGATGGTGCTCACCATATTATTAATGCCTGTAAAAAGTGCAATATTGAGTGCATCGTGTATACCAGCACCCCGAGCGTCACCTTTGCCGGCGCGGATGAAGAGGGCAATGATGAATCTGCTCCCTATGCTAAGCAGTTTCTCAATTTCTATGGCGAATCGAAAGCGATTGCCGAGCAGATGATGCTAGCTGCCAATGGCGACAAGCTCAGTAATGGCAAATACCTTGGTACCACAGCGCTGCGTCCGCATCTTATTTGGGGGCCGAATGATCCTCATTTGGTGCCGAGAGTGCTTGAACGTGCCGCCGCTGGCAGGTTAAAGCTGGTAGGAAAAGAAGATAAGCTGGTCGATACTATTTATGTGGGCAATGCTGCCTATGCCCATATTCTGGCGGCGCTTAAGCTGAGCGAGACGAGTGCTGATAGAGCTAGCTGCGCAGGTAGGGCTTATTACCTGAGTAATGATGAGCCCATCACAATGGCGGCCATGCTCAATAAAATTCTCGAATGTAAAGATCTCCCGCCTGTGACTAAGCGAGTGCCAAGCAATGTGGCTTATATTGCAGGCTGTGTGCTTGAGTCAGTATATGGGTTATTAGGCAAAAAAGATGAGCCGATCATGACTCGTTTTGTCGCGCGCCAGCTTTCAACCAGTCATTACTTCGATATTAGCGCGGCCAAAAATGATTTAGGCTACAGCGCCTTAGTGAGTATTGATGAGGGAATGGAGCGACTTAAAGCCTCTTTACAATAA
- a CDS encoding glutathione S-transferase has protein sequence MSAMSSTAILYSLRNCPYAVRARMAVYVSGRTVLLRELRLDNKPVELLEASPKGTVPVLVLPSGEVIEQSLEIMLWALSRRDPANYLIADKSDRQQEMLRLIGLFDKEFKTCLESYRSAKRYHGADLFTRRADCERFLQMLELRLLKHQYLVCDKPSLADLAIIPFIRQFSRIERQWYRQSPYPKVRDWLSGYLQSRMFSKVMAKFPIWSACNDQVIFKDD, from the coding sequence ATGAGTGCTATGTCGTCAACCGCCATACTTTACTCTTTACGCAATTGTCCCTATGCCGTTCGGGCAAGAATGGCTGTCTATGTTTCGGGCCGAACTGTTCTGCTACGTGAATTGCGTTTAGATAACAAGCCAGTCGAGTTGTTAGAGGCCTCACCAAAGGGGACCGTGCCAGTACTCGTGCTGCCCAGCGGTGAGGTTATTGAGCAGAGTCTAGAGATCATGCTATGGGCGCTTAGCCGTAGAGATCCAGCTAATTACCTTATTGCTGATAAGTCTGATAGGCAGCAGGAGATGCTAAGGTTGATTGGCCTGTTTGATAAGGAGTTCAAAACCTGTCTGGAAAGCTACCGTAGTGCTAAGCGCTATCATGGTGCAGACCTGTTCACTCGAAGAGCAGACTGTGAACGGTTTTTACAGATGCTTGAGTTAAGACTGCTTAAGCATCAATACCTCGTTTGTGATAAACCCAGTCTTGCCGATCTCGCAATTATTCCTTTTATTCGTCAATTTTCTCGCATTGAACGTCAATGGTACAGGCAGTCTCCCTACCCAAAGGTTAGAGATTGGTTGAGTGGCTACTTGCAGAGTCGAATGTTCAGTAAAGTTATGGCGAAATTCCCTATATGGTCAGCGTGTAATGACCAAGTCATCTTTAAAGATGACTGA
- a CDS encoding DUF1289 domain-containing protein, with protein sequence MMQSPCVAKCGLNDEDYCMGCYRHIDEIVAWSQASDEQKTQIWLKLAERKTQMQAGENSTVLSREKWLEAEQRLKQVETD encoded by the coding sequence ATGATGCAATCACCTTGTGTAGCCAAATGCGGCCTAAATGATGAAGATTACTGTATGGGCTGCTACCGTCATATCGATGAAATCGTTGCTTGGAGTCAAGCAAGTGATGAGCAAAAAACACAAATTTGGCTAAAGCTTGCTGAGCGAAAAACACAGATGCAAGCTGGAGAAAACAGCACAGTCTTAAGTCGTGAGAAATGGTTAGAAGCAGAGCAAAGATTAAAGCAAGTAGAGACTGACTAA